In the genome of Acidobacteriota bacterium, one region contains:
- the purH gene encoding bifunctional phosphoribosylaminoimidazolecarboxamide formyltransferase/IMP cyclohydrolase, with protein sequence MERLALLSVSDKTGLADFARRLSQCGFDLISTGGTARSLREAGLNVRDVADLTQFPEMLDGRVKTLHPRIHGGLLGRWELPEHQAAMQAHGIAPIAVLVVNLYPFERVAARAGADGVERGELIENIDIGGPAMVRSGAKNYESVAVITDPADYTSVAGELEQQGSVSLATRWRLAQKAFQRTAAYDAAIAATLGSLPPGELNQHVRLAAADLPQRLLISAPRLQVLRYGENPHQQAAVYSDAAQPGGLAHAQLLHGKELSYNNLVDLQAAWDLAAEFELPAVAIIKHTNPAGCATAATQKEAYEQALACDPVSAYGGVVGLNQPLDGPTAEAMAGLFLECIAAPGFSPEALERLQKKKNLRLVQIAPTPSPLSVRSISGGWLAQTADSVQFPAENGWRVVTRLVPTAEQERALRFGWAVAKHVKSNAIVFARATAAGGQTLAVGAGQMSRVDSVKLAAMKAQLPLAGTAVASDAFFPFPDGIEAAATHGATSFIQPGGSIHDTDCIAACDRLGLSMVFTAMRHFRH encoded by the coding sequence ATGGAACGTCTCGCGCTGCTCTCGGTGAGCGATAAGACAGGCCTCGCCGACTTCGCCCGCCGCTTATCGCAATGTGGGTTTGACCTGATTTCGACCGGGGGCACGGCCCGCAGCCTGCGCGAGGCGGGCTTGAACGTACGCGATGTCGCCGATCTCACCCAGTTTCCGGAAATGCTCGACGGCCGCGTTAAAACCCTGCATCCCCGCATCCACGGCGGCCTGCTCGGCCGCTGGGAGCTACCCGAGCATCAGGCCGCCATGCAGGCCCACGGCATCGCCCCAATTGCCGTCCTGGTCGTCAATCTTTACCCCTTCGAGCGCGTGGCCGCACGGGCGGGCGCCGACGGGGTCGAACGCGGTGAGTTGATTGAAAATATCGACATCGGGGGCCCCGCCATGGTGCGTTCGGGCGCCAAGAATTACGAGTCGGTCGCCGTCATCACCGATCCCGCTGATTACACCAGCGTGGCGGGCGAGTTGGAACAGCAGGGCAGCGTCAGCCTGGCCACGCGCTGGCGCCTCGCCCAAAAGGCGTTTCAGCGCACCGCCGCCTATGATGCCGCCATAGCCGCCACCCTCGGAAGCCTGCCCCCCGGCGAGCTGAATCAGCACGTCCGCCTCGCTGCCGCGGATCTCCCCCAACGCCTGCTGATCTCCGCTCCCCGCTTGCAGGTGCTCCGTTACGGTGAAAATCCCCACCAGCAGGCAGCGGTCTACAGCGATGCTGCCCAACCCGGAGGTCTCGCCCACGCCCAACTCCTGCACGGCAAGGAACTCTCCTATAACAACCTGGTCGATTTGCAGGCTGCCTGGGATCTGGCCGCCGAATTTGAGCTTCCGGCCGTGGCCATCATCAAGCACACCAACCCTGCCGGCTGTGCCACCGCAGCCACACAGAAGGAAGCCTACGAGCAGGCCCTGGCCTGCGATCCAGTCTCCGCCTATGGCGGCGTCGTCGGCCTGAACCAGCCCCTCGACGGCCCCACCGCCGAAGCCATGGCCGGCTTGTTTTTAGAATGCATTGCCGCACCCGGCTTCAGCCCAGAGGCCTTGGAACGGCTGCAAAAGAAGAAAAACCTGCGCTTGGTCCAGATCGCTCCAACGCCGTCGCCGCTCTCCGTCCGCAGCATCTCCGGCGGCTGGCTTGCCCAAACCGCAGACAGCGTCCAATTCCCGGCTGAAAACGGCTGGCGCGTCGTGACCCGCCTCGTGCCCACTGCCGAGCAGGAGCGCGCCCTGCGCTTCGGCTGGGCCGTGGCGAAACACGTCAAGAGCAACGCCATCGTTTTCGCCCGCGCCACCGCCGCTGGCGGCCAGACCCTGGCCGTGGGCGCCGGCCAAATGAGTCGTGTGGATTCGGTCAAACTGGCGGCCATGAAGGCCCAACTACCGCTCGCTGGCACCGCCGTCGCCAGCGATGCCTTCTTCCCGTTTCCGGATGGCATCGAAGCCGCCGCCACTCACGGCGCAACCTCCTTCATTCAGCCCGGTGGCTCCATCCACGATACCGATTGCATCGCCGCCTGCGACCGCCTCGGCCTCAGCATGGTCTTCACCGCCATGCGCCACTTTCGCCACTAA
- a CDS encoding PIN domain nuclease — MYDLLFIRIALVLTLAGAAAYLKPFELQPAWGAVVGACIAGVIILFEIRLNRSSFKRLLGAAIGSLLGIVGAFLVSWVVSAAGFEQHTASYANVVILLVMGYIGLIVGAEKGELLNLTALGGLFSGANPRRSAKLLDTSVIIDGRIADIAATGFLDGSLLVPQFVLHELQLVADSADPSKRNRGRRGLEVLQRMQKLTSVEVRIIEDDVPHVREVDLKLIELARRFECKLITNDGNLGKMAQLQRVQVLNIHELANTLKPVVLAGEGLRVFIVKEGKEPDQGVAYLDDGTMVVVDHARRLISHNIEITVTSVLQTTAGKMIFGRPAAAEVGQVS, encoded by the coding sequence GTGTACGACCTGCTTTTCATTCGGATTGCCCTGGTGCTGACGCTGGCCGGCGCCGCCGCGTACCTCAAGCCGTTCGAATTGCAGCCCGCTTGGGGCGCGGTGGTGGGCGCCTGTATAGCAGGGGTCATCATCCTGTTTGAAATCCGGTTGAACCGGTCGAGCTTCAAGCGTCTGCTGGGAGCGGCGATTGGTTCGCTGCTCGGCATTGTGGGCGCGTTTTTAGTGTCGTGGGTGGTTTCCGCTGCGGGGTTTGAGCAACACACCGCCTCGTATGCAAACGTAGTTATCTTGCTGGTGATGGGGTATATCGGATTGATTGTGGGAGCCGAGAAGGGCGAGCTACTGAATCTGACGGCGCTGGGCGGATTGTTCAGCGGCGCCAACCCGCGCCGCAGCGCCAAGTTGCTAGACACTAGCGTCATTATTGACGGCCGGATCGCCGACATTGCCGCGACCGGTTTTCTGGACGGATCGCTGCTGGTGCCGCAGTTCGTGTTGCATGAGCTGCAGTTGGTGGCCGATTCGGCGGACCCGAGCAAGCGCAATCGCGGCCGGCGGGGTCTCGAAGTGTTGCAGCGGATGCAGAAGCTGACGTCGGTAGAGGTGCGCATAATCGAGGACGATGTTCCGCACGTGCGCGAGGTCGACCTCAAGCTGATCGAACTGGCCCGGCGCTTCGAATGCAAGCTGATCACCAACGACGGCAATCTCGGCAAGATGGCGCAACTGCAGCGGGTACAAGTACTAAATATTCACGAGCTGGCAAACACGCTCAAGCCGGTGGTGCTGGCGGGGGAGGGGTTGCGGGTGTTCATCGTGAAAGAAGGCAAGGAACCCGATCAGGGGGTTGCCTACCTCGACGACGGCACCATGGTGGTGGTGGATCACGCGCGCCGGCTGATTTCCCATAACATCGAAATCACCGTGACCTCGGTGCTGCAGACCACGGCCGGCAAGATGATTTTCGGCCGCCCCGCAGCGGCAGAAGTAGGGCAGGTTTCCTAG
- a CDS encoding succinate dehydrogenase/fumarate reductase iron-sulfur subunit, producing the protein MPPQTNGNANSTGVAEPKTATFRIWRGHDNQGEYVNFTTEVEEGMVVLDVVHHIQATQAPDLAVRWNCKAGKCGSCSAEINGHLKLMCMTRLNSLDLTQPVTIEPMRTFPHVKDLVTDVSWNYRVKEQIQPFQLKPPEKDGTWREMQRDVDRPQEFRKCIECFLCQDVCHVLREHKLFPEYIGPRFLIHVAQLEFNPLDEGDRLKELKDDYNIGYCNINKCCTKVCPEGIQITDNAIIPLKERVVSRFYDPLAKFKNSFKKK; encoded by the coding sequence ATGCCTCCGCAGACGAACGGAAATGCAAACTCCACCGGCGTAGCCGAGCCCAAAACGGCGACGTTCCGCATCTGGCGGGGCCATGACAACCAGGGCGAGTACGTCAACTTCACCACCGAGGTGGAGGAGGGCATGGTGGTCCTGGACGTGGTGCATCACATTCAGGCAACTCAGGCTCCCGATCTCGCCGTCCGCTGGAACTGCAAGGCGGGCAAATGCGGCTCCTGCTCGGCGGAAATCAACGGCCATCTCAAACTCATGTGCATGACCCGGCTCAATTCCCTTGACCTCACCCAGCCGGTCACCATCGAGCCCATGCGGACCTTCCCCCACGTCAAGGACCTGGTCACCGACGTTTCCTGGAACTACCGCGTGAAGGAGCAGATCCAGCCCTTCCAGCTCAAGCCCCCGGAGAAGGATGGCACCTGGCGTGAAATGCAGAGGGATGTGGACCGCCCGCAGGAGTTCCGCAAGTGCATCGAGTGCTTCCTCTGTCAGGACGTCTGCCACGTCCTGCGCGAGCACAAGCTCTTCCCGGAATACATCGGCCCCCGCTTCCTGATCCACGTCGCGCAGTTGGAGTTCAACCCGCTCGATGAGGGCGATCGTCTCAAAGAGCTAAAGGATGACTACAACATCGGCTACTGCAACATCAACAAATGCTGCACCAAGGTCTGCCCGGAGGGGATCCAAATCACCGATAACGCCATCATCCCCCTCAAGGAGCGCGTGGTCAGCCGCTTCTACGACCCCTTGGCAAAGTTCAAGAACTCCTTTAAGAAAAAGTAG
- the ispD gene encoding 2-C-methyl-D-erythritol 4-phosphate cytidylyltransferase, with protein MAAAYAIIPAAGLSTRMGSTTHGQARKQMAEIAGAPILIHTLRCFDASHAFAGILVPVRPEDRELVEARVQAEKLATPVRVLEGGRARQDSVWNAVERLTQDLGASGDEVLVAVHDAVRPFLPPPVLLAALAAAEQHAAVIVGVAAVDTVKQVERVGAEDIQVAATLPRERIVLAQTPQIFRLGLLRRGFDKAHADGFYATDEASLIEHLGETVYVVAGSARNWKITTPADLELAELLLASQAAAQR; from the coding sequence ATGGCTGCCGCCTACGCCATCATTCCCGCGGCCGGACTGAGCACCCGGATGGGCTCGACCACCCATGGACAGGCGCGCAAGCAGATGGCGGAGATCGCGGGTGCCCCCATCCTGATCCATACCCTGCGGTGCTTTGACGCCAGCCATGCGTTTGCCGGCATCCTGGTGCCGGTGCGTCCAGAGGACCGCGAGTTGGTGGAAGCGCGGGTGCAGGCGGAAAAGCTCGCTACGCCGGTGCGCGTGCTGGAAGGCGGGCGGGCACGGCAGGATTCGGTCTGGAATGCGGTCGAGCGATTGACCCAGGATCTCGGCGCCAGCGGTGATGAAGTCCTGGTCGCGGTCCATGACGCCGTGCGGCCCTTCCTGCCGCCGCCTGTCCTGCTCGCCGCTCTCGCCGCGGCCGAGCAGCATGCGGCGGTGATTGTGGGCGTGGCGGCGGTGGACACGGTCAAACAAGTCGAGCGGGTGGGCGCCGAAGATATTCAGGTAGCGGCGACGCTGCCGCGCGAGCGCATCGTACTCGCCCAGACGCCGCAGATTTTCCGGCTGGGGCTGCTGCGGCGGGGCTTCGACAAGGCGCACGCCGACGGCTTCTACGCGACCGACGAAGCCTCGCTGATCGAACATCTGGGCGAAACCGTGTATGTGGTGGCGGGCTCGGCACGCAACTGGAAGATCACTACGCCGGCGGATCTGGAGTTGGCCGAGCTCTTGCTGGCGTCCCAGGCTGCAGCGCAGCGCTAA
- a CDS encoding acyl carrier protein — protein sequence MTHSADPLTAVQEQVQSIILTEASAKPTRLELDTPLFETLLDSTSVLTLTSALEQHFGVAIEDRELVPANFSTLRHVAAFIERKLVKAVVGGGW from the coding sequence ATGACCCATTCAGCCGACCCTCTCACCGCAGTGCAAGAACAAGTGCAGTCGATCATTCTGACGGAGGCAAGCGCGAAGCCTACACGCCTGGAATTAGACACACCATTGTTTGAAACCCTGCTCGATTCGACCAGCGTCCTCACGCTTACGAGCGCACTGGAACAACACTTCGGAGTTGCCATCGAGGACCGAGAGCTCGTGCCCGCGAACTTCAGTACCCTGCGCCATGTGGCGGCCTTCATCGAACGGAAGCTGGTAAAAGCAGTGGTGGGTGGAGGGTGGTGA
- the ruvX gene encoding Holliday junction resolvase RuvX, with product MELSPGRVLALDLGQRRIGLALSDPLGISAQGLPTLQRQRFGEDMAALAALAQQHQVKLWLIGLPRHMSGEEGRQAQAARRFGAALTRHTGVPVQFWDERLTTVEAQRVLTEAGASLSTRQRAIDRLSAVVLLQSYLDAQRQSGGNLEEP from the coding sequence ATGGAACTCTCCCCTGGCCGTGTTCTCGCGCTCGATTTGGGTCAGCGCCGCATTGGCCTCGCCCTCAGCGATCCACTCGGCATTAGCGCGCAGGGCCTTCCCACCCTCCAACGCCAGCGCTTCGGAGAAGATATGGCCGCGCTCGCCGCTCTGGCGCAACAGCATCAAGTCAAGCTTTGGCTCATAGGTTTGCCCCGTCATATGAGCGGTGAGGAAGGCCGCCAGGCCCAGGCTGCCCGTCGTTTTGGCGCTGCCCTCACGCGCCACACCGGCGTGCCCGTCCAATTCTGGGATGAGCGCCTGACTACAGTCGAGGCCCAGCGTGTTCTTACTGAAGCCGGGGCCAGCCTGTCCACGCGCCAGCGCGCGATCGACCGCCTCTCGGCCGTCGTTCTGCTCCAGTCTTATCTGGACGCGCAGCGTCAGTCTGGCGGCAACTTGGAGGAGCCCTGA
- a CDS encoding arginine decarboxylase, pyruvoyl-dependent, whose translation MIAKKIFLTKGVGKHRERLTSFELALRDAGIAAFNLVRVSSIFPPRCKLTPRATGLKELSPGEVVFAVLSENSTREPHRLIAASIGLALPGDRNAYGYLSEHHSFGETEQQAGEYAEELAAEMLATTLDVEFDPDRSWDEKKEIYRISNKIVRTINISQSAVGDKRGLWTTVLSAAILIGE comes from the coding sequence ATGATCGCCAAGAAGATCTTCCTCACCAAAGGCGTGGGCAAGCACCGCGAGCGCTTGACCAGCTTCGAGCTGGCGTTGCGCGATGCCGGCATCGCCGCCTTTAACCTGGTGCGTGTGTCCAGCATTTTTCCGCCGCGCTGCAAGCTGACGCCGCGCGCGACGGGACTGAAAGAGCTGAGCCCGGGCGAAGTGGTGTTTGCGGTGCTGAGCGAAAACTCGACCCGCGAGCCGCACCGGTTGATTGCCGCCTCGATCGGACTGGCGCTGCCCGGGGATCGCAATGCGTACGGCTACTTGTCGGAGCACCATTCCTTCGGCGAGACCGAACAACAGGCCGGCGAATACGCGGAAGAACTGGCGGCCGAAATGCTCGCCACCACGCTCGACGTGGAGTTTGACCCGGACCGCTCCTGGGACGAGAAGAAGGAGATCTACCGCATCTCCAACAAGATCGTGCGCACCATTAACATCAGCCAGTCGGCCGTCGGCGACAAGCGCGGCCTGTGGACGACGGTGCTGTCGGCGGCGATTCTGATCGGCGAGTAG
- a CDS encoding response regulator — MPNQLSNTAREFQVLVVDDDASNRLLTQEMLAQRHYAVTTAANAAEARQQISAEPPDIILLDVIMPGVSGIELCRELKENPATRLIPVILITGLADRDSKLRGIEAGADDFLNKPVDPPELFARVKSLLKLKQFTDELENAETVLFSLALGVEARDPYTEGHCHRLSNYAANLGQALGLGGEDIVALRRAGVLHDIGKIAVPDAILRKPGPLDAEEMGIMRRHPETGEQICRPLHSFSRVLPIIRHHHEHWNGGGYPDHLAGEQIPLLARVLQVVDAYDALTTARPYKSAWPHEQAKATLLEEASRHWWDKDILDVFLRQVGNGAGPRA; from the coding sequence ATGCCTAACCAGCTCAGCAATACTGCGCGTGAATTTCAGGTTCTCGTAGTCGATGACGACGCCAGCAATCGCCTGCTGACCCAGGAAATGCTGGCGCAGCGCCACTACGCGGTGACCACGGCGGCGAACGCCGCGGAAGCCAGGCAGCAGATCAGCGCGGAGCCGCCCGACATCATTTTGTTGGATGTGATCATGCCGGGCGTGAGCGGGATTGAACTGTGCCGCGAACTCAAGGAAAATCCTGCCACCCGGCTGATTCCGGTCATTCTCATTACCGGGTTGGCGGACCGGGATTCCAAGCTGAGGGGCATCGAAGCGGGAGCCGATGATTTTCTGAATAAACCGGTGGATCCGCCCGAGCTGTTTGCGCGCGTGAAGAGCCTGCTGAAACTCAAGCAGTTCACGGATGAACTGGAAAACGCGGAGACGGTGCTGTTCTCGCTGGCGCTGGGAGTGGAAGCACGCGATCCCTATACGGAAGGCCATTGCCACCGGCTGTCGAATTACGCCGCCAATTTAGGGCAGGCGCTGGGACTGGGCGGCGAGGACATCGTGGCGCTGCGGCGGGCGGGAGTGCTGCACGACATCGGCAAGATCGCCGTACCGGATGCGATCTTGCGCAAACCCGGCCCGCTCGATGCCGAGGAAATGGGGATCATGCGGCGGCATCCGGAGACGGGCGAGCAGATTTGCCGGCCGCTGCATAGCTTCAGCCGTGTGCTGCCGATCATCCGCCATCATCATGAGCACTGGAACGGAGGGGGCTATCCGGATCACCTTGCGGGCGAACAGATCCCGCTGCTGGCGCGGGTGCTGCAGGTGGTGGACGCGTACGACGCCCTCACGACCGCGCGGCCGTATAAGTCGGCTTGGCCGCACGAGCAAGCCAAGGCCACGTTGCTGGAGGAAGCGAGCCGGCACTGGTGGGACAAAGATATTCTGGACGTTTTTTTGCGCCAGGTGGGCAATGGCGCAGGGCCGCGGGCGTAG
- a CDS encoding VOC family protein: MASVNLPLGGEFALGALGQIAVNARNLPRATTFYRDILRLPFLFAAGNLAFFDAGGVRLMLDVAEQAELDHPSSILYFRVPDIRAGYQALVERGVRFLEPPKLIARLEHHEVWMAFFRDSEANLLALMAEQPLTA; encoded by the coding sequence ATGGCCTCCGTCAACCTTCCCTTGGGCGGCGAATTTGCGCTCGGTGCACTCGGCCAAATTGCCGTCAATGCGCGCAACCTGCCGCGAGCCACCACCTTCTATCGCGATATTCTTCGCCTGCCGTTTCTGTTCGCCGCAGGCAATCTGGCCTTCTTTGATGCCGGCGGCGTGCGCCTCATGCTGGACGTCGCTGAGCAGGCCGAATTGGACCACCCCAGCTCTATTCTCTACTTCCGCGTGCCCGACATTCGCGCCGGCTACCAGGCGCTGGTCGAGCGTGGCGTCCGCTTCCTCGAACCTCCCAAGCTCATCGCTCGCCTCGAACACCATGAGGTCTGGATGGCTTTCTTCCGCGATTCCGAGGCCAACCTGCTGGCTCTCATGGCCGAACAGCCACTCACGGCCTAA
- the thiS gene encoding sulfur carrier protein ThiS, producing MDIAFNGRPVTVQAATVAELLREMAIPAVRVAVERNRELVPRRLWEQTPVRAGDAIEVVQMVGGGDGGCGPRPETSAGCR from the coding sequence GTGGACATTGCCTTCAACGGTCGACCGGTTACCGTGCAGGCGGCGACCGTTGCGGAGCTGCTCCGGGAAATGGCCATCCCGGCGGTTCGTGTCGCCGTCGAGCGCAACCGCGAACTGGTTCCTCGCCGCCTCTGGGAGCAAACGCCCGTGCGCGCCGGCGACGCTATCGAGGTGGTGCAGATGGTCGGGGGTGGAGACGGCGGATGCGGGCCACGTCCTGAAACATCCGCAGGCTGTCGCTGA
- a CDS encoding acyl-CoA dehydrogenase, translating into MPWREPEQPFSPFSSPLMATARRRPERQRADPTGNRSPHSKRPTGATRAKSGEPLVFSLWMSNNAAVGVLQWEVEFSWTDEQHQSYRQARTFAERELCVPREPLAGAEGWRTRWRQCAHFGIQGLNLPTVYGGMGLDSCTAVHVLEGLGRGCDDNGLLLSLGAQIWSVNAPLLAFGSEPQKSEWLPPLAHGEAVGAFALTEPESGSDAYHLRTRATKETGGYRLEGSKIYITNAPLADLFLVLATTDPKVGYFGLTAFLVDRGRCGLEVGPPLRKMGLETSPMAEVRFEGVWVPADAVVGEVGGGGAVLAHTLEWERGCLLAPALGTMDRLLEDTAVYTRARKQFGRPIVEFEAVGQLLAEMRLRLELSRLMMYHFAWLKGRQSSAAVEASMVKLYVSESLRRISELALHLHGTAGYMRELEFERTWRDAMASSLYSGTTEMQLNLIAESLLRPRATPAAVAKREDCAGAFRVPSPAGHLAGGVAAPHQSPRQSVSREAES; encoded by the coding sequence ATGCCCTGGCGCGAACCGGAGCAGCCATTCTCGCCTTTCAGCTCACCTCTCATGGCGACAGCTAGGAGGAGACCTGAGCGCCAGCGGGCGGACCCTACCGGGAATCGAAGCCCGCACTCTAAGCGACCAACGGGAGCGACCAGGGCAAAAAGCGGCGAGCCACTCGTTTTCTCCCTTTGGATGTCCAACAACGCTGCCGTCGGCGTACTCCAATGGGAGGTGGAATTCTCCTGGACCGACGAACAGCACCAGAGCTACCGGCAGGCCCGCACCTTTGCCGAGCGTGAATTGTGCGTGCCGCGCGAGCCCCTGGCCGGCGCTGAGGGATGGCGCACCCGCTGGCGGCAGTGCGCTCATTTTGGCATCCAGGGTCTCAACCTGCCCACGGTCTACGGCGGCATGGGCCTGGACTCCTGCACCGCCGTTCATGTCCTCGAAGGGCTTGGGCGCGGTTGTGATGACAATGGCCTGCTGCTGTCGCTCGGGGCCCAAATCTGGAGCGTGAATGCGCCCCTGCTGGCCTTTGGCAGCGAACCGCAAAAATCCGAATGGTTGCCTCCTTTGGCACACGGAGAAGCGGTCGGCGCTTTTGCCTTAACCGAACCCGAGAGTGGTTCGGACGCCTATCACTTGCGCACCCGTGCCACCAAAGAGACCGGTGGCTATCGCCTCGAGGGCAGCAAAATTTATATCACGAACGCGCCTCTGGCTGATCTCTTTTTGGTCCTGGCAACGACCGATCCCAAAGTGGGCTATTTCGGCTTGACCGCCTTCCTGGTCGACCGCGGCCGCTGCGGCCTGGAGGTGGGGCCGCCGCTCCGCAAAATGGGATTGGAAACCAGCCCCATGGCGGAGGTGCGTTTCGAGGGCGTCTGGGTGCCTGCCGATGCCGTGGTCGGGGAAGTGGGCGGCGGCGGGGCGGTACTGGCCCACACCCTGGAATGGGAGCGGGGCTGCCTGCTCGCGCCTGCGCTCGGCACGATGGACCGCTTGCTGGAAGACACCGCGGTTTATACCCGTGCGCGCAAGCAGTTCGGCCGTCCCATCGTCGAGTTTGAAGCGGTCGGGCAGTTGCTGGCGGAGATGCGGCTGCGGCTGGAATTGTCGCGCCTGATGATGTATCACTTCGCCTGGCTTAAGGGGCGACAATCGTCGGCCGCGGTCGAAGCCAGCATGGTCAAGCTTTACGTCAGCGAAAGTCTGCGCCGCATCAGCGAGTTGGCGCTGCACTTGCACGGCACGGCCGGCTACATGCGCGAGCTCGAGTTCGAGCGCACCTGGCGCGACGCCATGGCCAGCAGTCTCTACTCCGGAACTACCGAAATGCAACTCAACCTGATCGCCGAGAGTCTGTTACGGCCGCGAGCCACGCCCGCCGCCGTGGCCAAACGCGAGGACTGCGCTGGGGCTTTCCGGGTGCCCAGCCCGGCCGGGCATCTAGCGGGTGGCGTGGCAGCGCCGCACCAGTCCCCGCGCCAGTCAGTGAGCCGGGAGGCGGAGTCATGA
- a CDS encoding glycosyltransferase family 2 protein, whose amino-acid sequence MPESLSIVIPAFNEALRLPATLAALAAYFGEQPARHVEIIVVDDGSSDATGSLPWPVSRSITWRRLRNESNQGKGYSVRRGMGAAMGERRLFTDADLSAPISELGKLEAALDAGADLAMGSRRQRDLIRSHQSVFRENAGRAFNKIVRWGLGLPYVDTQCGFKLFTRASAEAIFPLQKIEGWGFDPELLFLARRMGFRIEEVPVVWSHAPGAKIHLFSDSLRMFQDVARIRRLHPRPSAPPR is encoded by the coding sequence TTGCCTGAGTCGCTCAGCATTGTCATTCCCGCCTTCAATGAGGCGCTGCGGTTGCCGGCCACGCTGGCGGCGCTAGCCGCATATTTCGGCGAACAGCCCGCACGCCACGTAGAAATTATCGTGGTCGACGACGGCTCGAGCGATGCCACCGGTTCCCTGCCCTGGCCGGTAAGCCGGTCGATCACCTGGCGACGGTTGCGCAACGAGAGCAACCAGGGCAAAGGCTACAGCGTGCGCCGGGGCATGGGTGCGGCCATGGGCGAGCGGCGGCTGTTTACCGACGCCGATCTGTCGGCGCCCATCAGCGAGTTGGGCAAACTGGAGGCAGCGCTCGACGCGGGCGCGGACCTCGCCATGGGCAGCCGGCGGCAGCGGGATTTGATCCGCTCGCACCAGTCGGTTTTCCGGGAGAATGCGGGCCGCGCCTTCAATAAGATCGTGCGCTGGGGGCTGGGACTACCCTACGTCGATACGCAGTGCGGCTTCAAACTCTTTACCCGCGCCAGCGCCGAAGCCATTTTCCCGTTGCAAAAGATCGAAGGCTGGGGCTTTGACCCGGAACTCCTATTCCTGGCACGGCGGATGGGCTTCCGGATCGAGGAAGTGCCGGTGGTGTGGTCGCATGCGCCCGGCGCCAAGATTCACCTGTTCAGCGACAGCCTGCGGATGTTTCAGGACGTGGCCCGCATCCGCCGTCTCCACCCCCGACCATCTGCACCACCTCGATAG